DNA sequence from the Pseudokineococcus lusitanus genome:
CGTCGGCGACGACCTCGCCGCCGGCCACGGCGTGGTCGGTACCGCGCAGGGCGGCGAGCGAGGCGGCGAGCGCGGCGTCGGCGTCCGCCCGGGCCTCCTGCGGGTCCGGCTGGCCCTCGCGGATCGTGGCCAGGGCCTCGCGGAGCTCGAAGAGGCTTAGGTGGTCGACGACGTCCGCGAGCAGCGAGCGCTCGGTGTCGGCGGGGACGAGCACGCGGTACGGCGCGACGACGCCGGTCTCGGCGTGGAGCGCGGCGATGCGGGCGGCGTCGTCCGCGCCGAGGGCCTCCTCGGTGAGGACGACGACCGTCCCGGCGGCGTCGTCGGGGGCGGGCTGGGCGGCGGGGTCCTCGGGCACGCCCGCAGGCTACCGACGGCGTCCGCGGCGGCACCCCGGGCGGCAGCTGCGGCGGCGCGGCCTCACGTCCGGGCGAGGACGTCCGCGAGGTCGTGGTCGGCGGGGACGTCGAGCTGGTCCCACGTGCAGGACAGCGGGTCCCGGTCCGGGCGCCAGCGCAGGAAGCGCGCGACGTGCCGGAAGCGGCCCTTCTCCAGCTGGTCGTACGCGACCTCGCACACGAGCTCGGGCCGCACGACGACGAAGGACCCGTCCCGGTCGCGGGAGAAGCGGTTCCGCTCGCCGGCCCCGCGCAGCGGCTCGCCGGCGTCGTCGCGCTCGACGTGGGGGGCGAGCTCCTCGACGAGCTCCAGCCGCCGGGCCGCCGTGAAGGCGGACGCCCCGCCCACCTGGTGGAAGCCCCCGGCGCCCGCCTCGCCGGGGACCCCGGCCTCGGCGCCGTCGCCCGCCCGCAGCCCGAGCAGGAGGGACCCGACGCCCGCCCCGCTCTTGTGGACGCGGTAGCCGACGACGACGACGTCGGCGGTCCGCGCGTGCTTGACCTTCGTCATGACGCGGCGGCCCTGCTCGTAGACGGCCGTCCGCGGCTTGGCGACGACGCCGTCGAGCCCCGCCCCCTCGAAGACCTCGAGCCACCGGCGGGCCACGTCGGCGTCGTCGGTGCGGCGGGTGAGGTGCAGCGGCGCCCGTACGTCGCCCCAGCGCTCCTCGAGGAGGGCGCGCCGCTCCTCGGCGGGCCGGCCGGTGAGGTCGTCGTCGCCGTCGGCGAGCAGGTCGAAGGCGACGAAGGACGCGGGCGTCTGCTCGGCGAGCAGCCGCACCCGGGACGCCGCGGGGTGGATGCGCTGGGACAACGTGTCCCAGTCGAGCCGCTCGGCGCCGGGGCGGCCGGCGCGGACGACGAGCTCCCCGTCGACGACGCAGCGGGCCGTGCCGAGCTGGGCGACGAGCTCGGCCACCACCTCGGGGAAGTAGCGCGTCAGCGACTTCCCGCCGCGGCTGCCGAGCTCGACGACCGGGTCGTCCCGGTCGCCGTCGTAGAAGACGACGCAGCGGAAGCCGTCCCACTTCGGCTCGAACCACAGCCCGCCCTCGGTGGCCGCCGGGTCGGGGACCGCCGCGGCCGCTCTCGCGAGCATCGGCTCGACGGGCGGCAGCACGGGCAGGCGCAGGTCCGCCGGGGCGTCGCCGGTCCCGGCGTCGGCGCGGGCGGGCGGGCGGGGCGGGGGAGGGGCCACCTGTCGATCCTGCCGCCGGGAGGCGCCGCCTGCGCGGGATCGGCCCGGCCGTGCCGACGGCCCGGGGCTGCGGGCAGGATGCCGCCATGGCCCCCCGTCCCGTCCCCGGCCCGGCGACCGGGCGCACCGCCCTCGGCCTCGCCGCCCTCCTCGGGACCGCGGGCGCCGTCCACCTCGTCCGTCCGGGCGTCTTCGCCCCCGCGGTGCCCCTCGTGCTGGGGCGGCCGCGACCGTGGGTGCTGGCCTCCGGTGCCGCCGAGCTCGGCTGCGCCGCGGCGCTGGCGCACCCGCGCACGCGGTCGCTCGGCGGCGGGCTCGCCGCGGCGCTCCTGCTCGCCGTGTGGCCCGGCAACGTCTCGATGGCCCTGCGGGCGCGCGGGACCGGGCGGGCGGGCGCCGTCCGGCGGGTCGTCACGCTGCTTCGGCTGCCGCTGCAGGTGCCGCTCGTGCGGGCCGCCCTCCGCGTCGCCCGTGCCGACGCGCCGTCGGGGTCCGCCGCGTGAGCGCGCGCGACGTCCTCGGGGCCGTCCGCGGCGTCCTCCCGGTCGGCCCGACCGCGCGCCGTCGGGCGCGGACCACGGCCCGGGTCGCGGCCTGGACGGGAGCCGGCGTCGTGGGCGCCACCTCCCTTGCCGCCGCCGGGGTCTCCGGGCTCGCGGCCTTCTTCGTGCGCCGCGTCGTCACGCCCGTCCACGAGCGGCCGGACGACGTCCGCGTGCTCGCGGTCGACCTGGACCCGGCCCTCCCGGGCGGCCCCACCGTCACCGTCACCGCCGACCCGCAGACGCGCGCCCCGGGCCGCTACGTCCTCCTCCTCGACGGCG
Encoded proteins:
- a CDS encoding ATP-dependent DNA ligase encodes the protein MLARAAAAVPDPAATEGGLWFEPKWDGFRCVVFYDGDRDDPVVELGSRGGKSLTRYFPEVVAELVAQLGTARCVVDGELVVRAGRPGAERLDWDTLSQRIHPAASRVRLLAEQTPASFVAFDLLADGDDDLTGRPAEERRALLEERWGDVRAPLHLTRRTDDADVARRWLEVFEGAGLDGVVAKPRTAVYEQGRRVMTKVKHARTADVVVVGYRVHKSGAGVGSLLLGLRAGDGAEAGVPGEAGAGGFHQVGGASAFTAARRLELVEELAPHVERDDAGEPLRGAGERNRFSRDRDGSFVVVRPELVCEVAYDQLEKGRFRHVARFLRWRPDRDPLSCTWDQLDVPADHDLADVLART
- a CDS encoding DoxX family protein, encoding MAPRPVPGPATGRTALGLAALLGTAGAVHLVRPGVFAPAVPLVLGRPRPWVLASGAAELGCAAALAHPRTRSLGGGLAAALLLAVWPGNVSMALRARGTGRAGAVRRVVTLLRLPLQVPLVRAALRVARADAPSGSAA